Proteins co-encoded in one Armatimonadota bacterium genomic window:
- a CDS encoding lipopolysaccharide biosynthesis protein, whose translation MSLQEADHSAAFWQTGTFWRRVGIAVPGLWASVALGFATTLVLARSLGPQGFGALALATSVVATVAVLLDVPLEEAVVHHGSRALVAGAPGTLYGILRRSLVADAVTGVSVASLVLALAEPVAYLTSGGWLDPQLVRLAALTTMVQTVDGTTGAALLLAGRPHTRAWLMAASGALRLTLVGSTAFATQSPRWTLFAALVAAVAGSTLQGWAAWRAGGREWRRDRVRADVEVGIGPLLSFGLRSALATTVSGARNGLIPVVLGRLSGPAAVAVFEVATFPLQAADVAGAPVRLALFPEQARLAAEGRHRELPDSSRAYVRAGLVIGVPAAIAGWFLLPWLIPTLYSARYADAVTPARIFLLAAIGSLAFGWTKTLPAALGRPDVRVVVLALDAVVVLSLLVIFAPRGAVGGAIAVTAGLLTQAVVWTVLLRRAAWRHSPYPAPAIHPRQVLRSRKASEP comes from the coding sequence GTGAGCCTGCAAGAGGCTGACCACAGCGCGGCGTTCTGGCAGACCGGTACGTTCTGGCGGCGCGTGGGCATCGCGGTTCCCGGCCTGTGGGCGTCGGTGGCTCTGGGGTTTGCGACCACCCTGGTTCTGGCCAGAAGCCTGGGCCCTCAAGGATTCGGAGCTCTCGCCCTGGCCACCTCGGTTGTCGCGACGGTCGCCGTCCTGCTGGACGTGCCCCTCGAGGAGGCCGTCGTCCACCACGGATCGCGGGCGCTCGTCGCCGGGGCGCCTGGGACGCTCTACGGGATCCTCCGACGCTCGCTCGTGGCGGACGCCGTGACTGGTGTCTCGGTCGCCTCGCTCGTGCTGGCCCTCGCGGAGCCCGTAGCATACCTCACGTCGGGCGGCTGGCTCGATCCCCAGTTGGTCCGCCTGGCTGCCCTGACCACGATGGTCCAGACGGTCGATGGCACCACGGGGGCCGCGCTCCTGCTTGCGGGCCGGCCGCACACGCGAGCGTGGCTGATGGCAGCCTCCGGGGCCCTCAGGCTGACCCTAGTGGGCAGTACGGCGTTCGCCACCCAGTCGCCTCGTTGGACCCTCTTCGCAGCACTCGTTGCTGCTGTCGCAGGAAGCACGCTGCAGGGCTGGGCGGCTTGGCGGGCGGGCGGGCGAGAGTGGCGTCGGGATCGTGTCCGAGCTGACGTCGAAGTCGGGATCGGGCCGCTTCTGAGCTTCGGGCTGCGCTCGGCGTTGGCGACGACGGTCTCGGGTGCGAGGAACGGGCTCATTCCCGTGGTCTTGGGGCGCCTTTCCGGGCCAGCGGCGGTCGCGGTGTTTGAGGTCGCCACGTTCCCGCTCCAGGCGGCGGACGTAGCGGGGGCGCCCGTGCGCCTCGCCCTCTTCCCCGAGCAGGCGCGCCTGGCGGCCGAGGGGCGCCACCGCGAGTTGCCCGACTCGAGCCGGGCCTACGTGCGAGCGGGCTTGGTAATCGGCGTGCCAGCGGCGATCGCCGGGTGGTTCCTGCTCCCCTGGCTGATCCCGACGCTCTATTCCGCCCGCTACGCGGACGCGGTCACCCCCGCGCGGATCTTCCTCCTGGCAGCGATCGGGAGCCTCGCGTTCGGCTGGACGAAGACGCTCCCTGCTGCCCTGGGCCGACCGGACGTGCGCGTTGTTGTACTTGCTCTGGACGCGGTGGTTGTCCTGAGCCTTCTCGTGATCTTCGCACCACGGGGCGCGGTCGGCGGTGCGATCGCCGTGACAGCGGGGCTGCTCACCCAGGCTGTGGTCTGGACGGTCCTCCTTCGCCGGGCGGCATGGCGGCATTCACCCTATCCAGCACCTGCAATCCATCCACGGCAAGTGCTTCGGTCCCGCAAGGCGAGCGAACCGTGA
- a CDS encoding glycosyltransferase family 4 protein yields the protein MKILHVQKVTGIGGSERHLLDLLPALAARGVEVRMVVLTAGRADRFLAAAEERRIAVDAVPAGPDVNPVVVSTLVRLIRRFRPDLIHTHLIHADLHGAAAAVIAGVPTVSSFHGTHPFFERPGVRHVEAWALRRACRVIAISHWVARFLASRGLAEASNVRVVHYGVDRRVWQPLTPDEREAARRKLHVEPDAFVVVIASRLVTGKGHDTLFRAVAQLGGVPLRLVVVGDGPERERLNKLVAALELAHRVRFLGFVPDVRSVLAAADVAAVPTSARLREGFGLAALEAQVLGVPVVASATASLPEIVADGETGMLVPPDSVPALADALAGLAADPMRRRAMGEAAVWRARQRFSLDRMVEATIEVYREALGAAVMS from the coding sequence GTGAAGATCCTGCACGTCCAGAAGGTGACGGGTATCGGAGGCTCCGAGCGGCACCTGCTCGACCTCCTCCCCGCCCTCGCCGCGCGGGGCGTCGAGGTACGGATGGTGGTCCTCACCGCAGGGCGGGCCGACCGGTTCCTCGCTGCTGCCGAGGAACGGCGGATAGCGGTGGATGCGGTCCCGGCCGGGCCGGATGTGAACCCGGTGGTCGTCTCCACGCTCGTCCGCCTGATCCGTCGCTTCAGGCCGGACCTGATCCACACCCACCTCATCCACGCCGACCTCCACGGCGCCGCCGCTGCGGTCATCGCCGGGGTTCCGACGGTCTCGAGCTTCCACGGGACACACCCCTTCTTCGAGCGCCCCGGGGTCCGCCACGTTGAGGCCTGGGCGCTGCGACGGGCGTGCAGGGTCATTGCCATCTCCCACTGGGTCGCGCGGTTTCTGGCCAGCCGTGGACTCGCCGAAGCATCCAATGTCCGGGTCGTTCACTACGGGGTTGACCGCCGGGTCTGGCAACCGCTAACCCCGGATGAGCGGGAGGCCGCACGTCGGAAGCTCCACGTTGAGCCGGACGCGTTTGTTGTAGTCATCGCATCCCGCCTCGTGACCGGCAAGGGCCACGACACGCTTTTCCGAGCGGTAGCTCAGCTCGGCGGTGTCCCACTTCGGCTAGTGGTTGTAGGTGATGGACCGGAACGCGAGCGTCTCAACAAGTTAGTAGCTGCGCTCGAGCTCGCGCACCGCGTCCGGTTCTTGGGCTTCGTTCCTGACGTACGCAGCGTGCTTGCAGCTGCTGACGTCGCAGCGGTGCCGACATCCGCGCGCCTGCGGGAGGGCTTCGGCCTCGCTGCCCTGGAGGCGCAGGTGCTCGGGGTGCCGGTGGTCGCGTCGGCAACCGCCTCGCTCCCCGAGATCGTGGCCGATGGGGAGACTGGGATGCTCGTCCCGCCGGACTCGGTGCCCGCGCTCGCAGACGCGCTTGCTGGACTGGCCGCGGATCCTATGCGTCGTCGCGCGATGGGGGAGGCGGCGGTTTGGCGAGCCCGTCAGCGCTTCTCGCTCGACCGGATGGTCGAGGCGACGATCGAGGTGTACCGGGAGGCACTGGGTGCCGCAGTGATGTCGTGA
- a CDS encoding glycosyltransferase: MLHRLSRVKLLRVITRLNVGGPARHVVTLHTGLDQRRFHSLLVVGRESTGEGSLVEWAYSQGVQPIFVPEMMATLTLGPHDFKALTRILAIILQERPHIVHTHTAKAGFLGRIAARLAGVPVVVHTFHGHILRGYYGPARSWLLRRMERLLAGMSDRLIAVSEQVKRDLVAYNVAPPSKIDVVPLGLDLEPFLDASQYRGAFRRELGLDDTYPLVGIVGRLFPVKNHQLYLDAAAEVAERYPSARFVIVGDGPLRPSLERQAYELGLNGRVIFTGWRFDLPKVYGDLDVLVVSSLDEGTPVAVIEAMAAGCPVVATRVGGLPELIRGGQTGFLVPAGDPSELASTILAVLQDPAAARAIGRRAQSVARERFASARLIAEMERLYDMLLESIR; encoded by the coding sequence ATGCTACACAGACTCTCTCGCGTTAAACTTCTGCGCGTCATCACGCGCCTGAACGTGGGAGGACCGGCACGCCACGTGGTAACGCTTCACACCGGCCTCGACCAGCGACGTTTCCACTCTCTGCTGGTCGTGGGCAGGGAGAGTACCGGCGAAGGGTCACTTGTTGAGTGGGCATATTCTCAAGGCGTGCAGCCCATCTTCGTTCCCGAGATGATGGCCACTCTGACGCTAGGCCCCCACGATTTCAAAGCGCTAACAAGAATTCTCGCGATTATCCTGCAGGAACGACCACACATCGTGCACACACACACCGCGAAGGCAGGCTTTCTCGGCCGCATCGCAGCGAGGCTCGCGGGAGTTCCTGTGGTGGTTCACACGTTTCACGGTCACATCTTGCGGGGCTACTACGGCCCGGCGAGGAGCTGGCTGCTGAGGCGGATGGAACGGCTCCTAGCAGGCATGAGCGACCGCCTGATCGCGGTGAGCGAACAGGTGAAGCGCGATCTGGTCGCCTACAATGTCGCGCCGCCGTCGAAGATAGACGTCGTTCCACTGGGTTTGGACTTGGAACCGTTTCTCGACGCGTCTCAGTACCGAGGGGCGTTCCGCCGGGAGCTGGGGCTGGACGACACGTATCCTCTGGTGGGTATCGTGGGACGACTCTTTCCCGTGAAAAACCATCAACTGTACCTCGATGCTGCCGCAGAAGTCGCTGAGCGCTACCCGTCCGCCAGGTTTGTCATTGTCGGCGATGGTCCCCTGCGGCCGAGCCTGGAGCGGCAGGCGTACGAGCTAGGTCTCAACGGCAGGGTAATTTTCACGGGGTGGCGGTTCGACCTTCCGAAGGTGTACGGCGATCTCGACGTCCTTGTCGTGTCGTCGCTGGACGAGGGGACACCTGTCGCGGTCATTGAGGCGATGGCTGCGGGGTGTCCCGTCGTCGCCACGCGCGTTGGGGGTCTGCCCGAACTTATCCGGGGCGGTCAAACCGGATTTCTCGTGCCTGCTGGTGATCCTTCGGAGTTGGCCTCGACGATCCTGGCGGTGCTACAGGATCCAGCCGCCGCACGGGCGATCGGCAGACGCGCCCAGAGTGTGGCTCGGGAACGCTTCGCGTCGGCTCGCCTGATTGCCGAAATGGAACGACTGTATGACATGCTCTTGGAGTCCATCAGGTGA
- a CDS encoding GDP-mannose 4,6-dehydratase → MKLLITGGAGFIGSHLAEALLARGDEVMALDDLSTGSLQNILHLMRRPGFRFILGSIMDEGVVDEAVAGCEAVYHLGATVGVRLVFEQPVRTIETNVKGTQHVLDACLRHGRKVFVASTSEVYGKDVRNGTGRFREDDDITIGTSIRWCYATSKALDEFLARAYCQEKGLPVVIGRYFNTVGPRQSPAYGMVLPRFVEQALRGQPITVYGDGSQVRSFTWVGDAVEATVRLMETPAAEGRVFNVGSEEAVTIRDLAERVCRLTGSVSEIVHVPYEDAYGRGFEDIHYRVPDVTRLRETVGYAPQTPLEVILERVVAHARAHLARQVEAVR, encoded by the coding sequence ATGAAACTTCTCATCACCGGCGGAGCGGGCTTCATCGGCTCGCACCTGGCTGAAGCGCTGCTCGCCCGGGGCGACGAGGTGATGGCCCTCGACGACCTCTCCACCGGCAGCCTGCAGAACATCCTCCACCTCATGCGCCGGCCGGGGTTCCGGTTCATTTTGGGCTCGATCATGGACGAGGGTGTCGTTGACGAGGCGGTGGCGGGCTGCGAGGCCGTCTACCACCTGGGCGCGACGGTGGGGGTGCGGCTGGTCTTCGAGCAGCCGGTGCGCACCATCGAGACGAACGTCAAGGGTACGCAGCACGTGCTCGATGCCTGCCTGCGGCATGGGCGCAAGGTCTTCGTCGCGTCGACCTCCGAGGTCTACGGCAAGGACGTGCGCAACGGCACGGGCCGCTTCCGCGAGGACGACGACATCACCATCGGCACGTCCATCCGCTGGTGCTACGCCACCAGCAAGGCGCTCGACGAGTTCCTGGCGCGCGCCTACTGCCAGGAGAAGGGGCTGCCGGTGGTCATCGGGCGGTACTTCAACACCGTCGGCCCCAGGCAGTCGCCGGCGTACGGCATGGTGCTGCCGCGCTTCGTCGAGCAGGCGCTGCGGGGACAGCCGATCACGGTCTACGGCGACGGCTCGCAGGTGCGGTCCTTCACGTGGGTGGGCGATGCGGTGGAGGCGACGGTGCGCCTGATGGAGACGCCGGCGGCGGAAGGCCGGGTCTTCAACGTGGGCTCTGAGGAGGCGGTGACCATCCGCGACCTGGCCGAGCGGGTGTGCCGCCTGACGGGGTCGGTCTCGGAGATCGTGCACGTGCCCTACGAGGACGCCTACGGCCGCGGCTTCGAGGACATCCACTACCGGGTCCCCGACGTCACCCGGCTGCGGGAGACCGTGGGCTACGCGCCGCAGACGCCGCTCGAGGTGATCCTGGAGCGGGTGGTGGCCCACGCCCGGGCGCACCTGGCGCGGCAGGTGGAGGCGGTGCGGTAG
- a CDS encoding type II toxin-antitoxin system VapC family toxin: MSSLVVDASALLALLQGEAGVERWDAVIGNAVISAVNLSEVVAKLADAGMPETEIRATLEPLGLHVVDFDAAQAYQAGLLRPATKRSGLSLGDSACLALARSRRLPVLTADQAWKALRLGLEVRVMR, translated from the coding sequence GTGAGTAGCCTCGTCGTGGACGCCTCCGCGCTCCTGGCACTGCTGCAGGGCGAGGCCGGGGTAGAGCGCTGGGATGCCGTCATCGGAAACGCCGTGATCAGCGCGGTGAACCTTTCCGAGGTCGTCGCAAAGCTCGCCGACGCCGGGATGCCCGAGACGGAGATCCGGGCCACCCTTGAACCGCTGGGACTCCACGTCGTCGACTTCGATGCCGCCCAGGCCTACCAGGCCGGCCTGCTCCGGCCCGCCACCAAGCGGTCGGGCCTCTCCCTTGGGGACAGCGCCTGTCTGGCCCTGGCCAGATCCAGGCGGCTTCCGGTCTTGACCGCAGACCAGGCCTGGAAGGCATTGCGGCTCGGCCTCGAGGTCCGCGTCATGCGCTAG
- a CDS encoding AbrB/MazE/SpoVT family DNA-binding domain-containing protein produces the protein MTHQKIRTHIGKGGRLVIPAPYRRLLGLRVGDEVIVRLEEGELRILTPRQALARARELVRRYVAPDRSLARELLAERRAESQRE, from the coding sequence ATGACACATCAAAAAATCAGGACACATATCGGCAAAGGTGGCAGGCTGGTCATTCCAGCACCCTACCGTCGCCTCCTGGGCCTGCGCGTCGGAGACGAGGTCATCGTCCGCCTGGAGGAAGGAGAACTGCGCATCCTGACGCCCCGGCAGGCGCTGGCACGTGCTCGCGAGCTGGTGCGTCGCTACGTGGCGCCCGACCGATCCCTGGCCCGCGAACTCCTCGCCGAACGTCGCGCCGAGTCGCAGCGTGAGTAG
- a CDS encoding carbamoyltransferase C-terminal domain-containing protein, with translation MPQRHIVSTTPKAYVERAYPSPFMILAYPVRLEKRSVIPAPTHVDGTGWLQTVSRQTNPRYWHLIKEFERPALLERRLRTSARPSDEESHLGS, from the coding sequence ATGCCACAAAGGCATATCGTGTCAACAACACCGAAAGCATACGTCGAGCGGGCATACCCCTCGCCGTTCATGATCCTGGCCTACCCGGTCCGTCTCGAGAAGCGGAGTGTGATTCCCGCCCCCACCCACGTGGACGGCACCGGGTGGCTGCAGACCGTGAGCCGACAGACCAATCCCCGCTACTGGCACCTCATCAAGGAGTTCGAGCGGCCGGCGCTTTTGGAACGGCGATTGCGTACTAGCGCTCGACCCAGCGACGAAGAAAGTCACCTGGGGTCATGA
- a CDS encoding PIN domain-containing protein translates to MTAPPRLFLDASVLIAAAESRTGASTLVLEVCRHGQAKAMSTRLVLLEAERNIRAKLGREALLRFYREIGDLDLDLVDTPSPKEIADMSRIIHPKDAHVLAAAVKGDAEVLLTLDRAHFLSRTVLEAGLPFEIMTPGDFLRRWVER, encoded by the coding sequence GTGACGGCGCCCCCTCGCCTGTTTCTGGACGCCAGCGTTCTGATCGCCGCGGCCGAGTCCCGCACGGGAGCCTCGACCCTGGTGCTGGAGGTCTGCCGGCATGGGCAAGCCAAGGCCATGAGTACCCGCCTCGTCTTGCTGGAAGCCGAGCGGAACATCCGGGCGAAGCTCGGACGGGAAGCTCTCCTCCGGTTCTACCGGGAGATCGGCGACCTCGACCTCGATCTGGTCGACACCCCTTCCCCCAAGGAAATCGCGGACATGAGTCGGATCATCCACCCCAAGGACGCCCATGTGCTCGCGGCGGCGGTGAAGGGGGACGCCGAGGTCCTCCTCACGTTAGATCGCGCCCATTTCCTCTCTCGGACGGTCCTCGAGGCCGGCCTCCCATTCGAGATCATGACCCCAGGTGACTTTCTTCGTCGCTGGGTCGAGCGCTAG
- a CDS encoding AbrB/MazE/SpoVT family DNA-binding domain-containing protein — protein sequence MPESKSLTKLVRPLPKGQITLPAEFRRRLRIDAETILSLTLKEGKIEIVPLRPVPQEGTLREYGDDDIERFLAEDRLDPDTAAKVRNLLGRTAPA from the coding sequence ATGCCCGAGAGCAAGTCGCTCACGAAGCTCGTTCGACCCCTTCCCAAGGGGCAGATCACTCTCCCTGCGGAGTTTCGGCGCCGGTTGAGGATCGACGCGGAGACTATCCTGAGCCTCACCTTGAAAGAGGGCAAAATCGAGATCGTTCCTTTGCGCCCCGTCCCCCAGGAGGGGACCCTGCGGGAATACGGGGACGATGACATCGAGCGCTTCCTTGCGGAGGACCGGCTCGATCCGGATACGGCAGCGAAGGTCCGCAACCTCCTCGGCCGGACGGCGCCGGCGTGA
- a CDS encoding SDR family oxidoreductase, translating to MRRVLITGGAGFLGSHLCDRLLERGCEVWCLDNLLTGTESNIAHLLGHPRFRFIRYDVCEYLYIEEPLDAVLHFASPASPRDYLEYPIHTLKVGAFGTHKALGLARAKGARFLLASTSEVYGDPLVNPQPETYWGNVSPISPRGVYDEAKRFAEAMTMAYHRYHGLDTRIVRIFNTFGPRMRPHDGRVISTFIVQALRGEPLTVHGDGTQTRSFCYVDDMVDGILAVLFHPSDRPPEQRTDRAFLHTNNEHEDSIHHPINLGNPDERSVLEIARLVLELTGSHSPLEFVARPVDDPRVRRPDVARAQRLLGWAPRVPLRDGLARTVEYFRARLAAPAAIGDLRP from the coding sequence CTGCGGCGAGTTCTCATCACCGGTGGCGCCGGGTTCCTGGGCAGCCACCTCTGCGACCGCCTGCTCGAGCGGGGGTGCGAGGTGTGGTGCCTGGACAACCTGCTGACCGGCACCGAGAGCAACATCGCCCACCTGCTGGGCCACCCGCGCTTCCGGTTCATCCGCTATGACGTCTGCGAGTACCTCTACATCGAGGAGCCCCTGGACGCGGTGCTGCACTTCGCCTCGCCCGCCAGCCCCCGCGACTACCTCGAGTACCCCATCCACACCCTGAAGGTGGGCGCTTTCGGCACGCACAAGGCCCTGGGGCTGGCGCGCGCCAAGGGGGCGCGCTTCTTGCTGGCGAGCACCTCGGAGGTCTACGGCGACCCTCTGGTCAACCCGCAGCCCGAGACCTACTGGGGCAACGTGAGCCCCATCAGCCCGCGGGGGGTCTACGACGAGGCCAAGCGCTTCGCGGAAGCCATGACCATGGCCTACCACCGCTACCACGGGCTCGACACCCGCATCGTGCGCATCTTCAACACCTTCGGGCCGCGCATGCGGCCCCACGACGGGCGGGTGATCTCGACGTTCATCGTGCAGGCGCTGCGCGGCGAACCCCTCACGGTGCACGGCGACGGCACCCAGACCCGCAGCTTCTGCTACGTCGACGACATGGTCGACGGGATCCTGGCGGTGCTGTTCCACCCCTCCGACCGGCCGCCCGAGCAGCGCACCGACCGGGCGTTCCTGCACACCAACAACGAGCACGAGGACTCGATCCACCACCCGATCAACCTCGGCAACCCCGACGAGCGCAGCGTGCTGGAGATCGCGCGCCTGGTGTTGGAGCTGACCGGCAGCCACAGCCCCCTGGAGTTCGTGGCGCGGCCGGTCGACGACCCGCGGGTGCGCCGGCCCGACGTCGCCCGCGCGCAGCGGCTGCTGGGCTGGGCGCCGCGCGTGCCGCTGCGCGACGGCCTGGCCAGGACGGTGGAGTACTTCCGGGCGCGGCTGGCGGCTCCGGCGGCGATCGGTGACCTGCGCCCATGA
- a CDS encoding Uma2 family endonuclease yields the protein MATPLLKRLFTVAEYHRMGEAGILGEDDRVELIEGEIVEMAPIGSRHAGTLKRLLDKFIPLQAAGRIILSVQDPIDLGERSEPQPDLILLKPRSDFYASSHPGPEEALLVVEVAETSPAYDREVKLPLYARAGIPEVWLVDLAEGLLEVYRQPDPRGYREVQRLQRDQRVAPQAFPDLELVVGDVLG from the coding sequence ATGGCCACTCCGCTTCTGAAGCGCTTGTTTACCGTGGCCGAATACCACCGGATGGGCGAAGCCGGCATCCTTGGCGAAGACGACCGGGTGGAGCTGATCGAGGGAGAGATCGTGGAGATGGCTCCTATTGGAAGTCGCCACGCCGGCACCTTGAAGCGTCTTCTGGACAAATTCATCCCTTTACAGGCGGCCGGCAGGATCATCCTCAGCGTCCAGGATCCCATCGACCTCGGGGAGCGCTCAGAGCCCCAGCCGGACCTCATACTGCTTAAGCCTCGCTCCGATTTCTACGCTTCATCGCACCCCGGCCCCGAGGAGGCCCTCCTCGTCGTGGAAGTGGCCGAGACCTCACCGGCGTACGATCGAGAGGTGAAGCTCCCCCTCTATGCCCGGGCCGGGATTCCGGAGGTCTGGCTGGTGGATCTGGCGGAGGGGCTGCTGGAGGTCTACCGGCAGCCTGACCCCCGAGGCTACCGGGAGGTCCAGCGGCTTCAGCGAGACCAACGCGTGGCCCCTCAAGCCTTTCCTGACCTAGAGCTGGTTGTGGGCGACGTCTTGGGATAA
- a CDS encoding type II toxin-antitoxin system prevent-host-death family antitoxin, with product MERITVSKFKASCLALLTRVKRTGRPLLITRRGEPIAQVIPPPPPPKPPSWLGSFRGTGRITGDIISPAVAEEEWEVLRS from the coding sequence ATGGAGAGGATCACCGTGTCCAAGTTCAAAGCGTCCTGCCTGGCGCTGCTGACGCGAGTCAAGCGAACCGGCCGCCCGCTACTGATCACCCGTCGGGGGGAGCCGATCGCCCAGGTCATCCCACCGCCGCCGCCGCCCAAGCCGCCCTCCTGGCTGGGCTCGTTTCGGGGAACTGGACGGATCACCGGCGACATCATCAGCCCGGCCGTCGCCGAGGAGGAGTGGGAGGTCTTGCGTTCCTGA
- a CDS encoding nucleotide sugar dehydrogenase translates to MNPADQPTLATPPGERGSPDPAAVLEARIAAGTATIAVLGLGYVGLPLALAYARRGFAVRGLDVDAAKVATLAAGRSYLRDVPAPAVHEALAEGRFLPTTDAAVLAGCDAVFICVPTPFTQQKEPDVRHIAAAAAEVARCGRAGQLVVLRSTSYPGTTEEVVRPALESAGRVVGRDVFLAFAPERVDPGNARYPLEQVPVVVGGCEPLSARLAAALLGRLGCPVVTVSSPAAAEMAKLLENVFRNVNIALVNQVAQLCERMGLDVWEVVDAAATKPYGFMPFRPGLVGGHCIPVDPYYLAWKAREHDFHMDFIELAARVNEEMPFYVVNRLLAALHDNGAGGRERVLVLGVAFKRDIDDARYSPAVRVIDLLQRRHMEVVYHDPYVPAIEVRGQHLRSQPLSDDLVAWADCVLILTDHSCIDYAAVVRRARLVFDVRNATAGVREGREKIVRL, encoded by the coding sequence GTGAACCCTGCAGATCAGCCAACCCTGGCGACACCGCCGGGAGAGCGCGGGAGCCCCGACCCCGCCGCGGTGCTGGAGGCCCGCATCGCCGCGGGGACGGCCACCATCGCGGTGCTCGGGCTGGGCTACGTGGGCTTGCCCCTGGCGCTGGCGTACGCGCGGCGCGGGTTTGCGGTGCGGGGGCTCGACGTCGACGCCGCCAAGGTGGCGACGCTGGCCGCGGGCCGCTCGTACCTGCGCGACGTGCCGGCCCCTGCGGTGCACGAGGCCCTCGCCGAGGGGCGCTTCCTGCCCACCACCGATGCGGCGGTGCTGGCGGGCTGCGACGCGGTCTTCATCTGCGTGCCCACGCCCTTCACCCAGCAGAAGGAGCCCGACGTGCGCCACATCGCGGCAGCTGCGGCCGAGGTGGCGCGCTGCGGCCGGGCGGGGCAGCTGGTGGTGCTGCGCAGCACCAGCTACCCGGGGACTACCGAGGAGGTGGTGCGGCCGGCGCTGGAGAGCGCGGGGCGGGTCGTGGGCCGCGACGTCTTCCTGGCCTTCGCCCCCGAACGCGTCGACCCGGGCAACGCCCGCTACCCGCTGGAGCAGGTGCCGGTGGTGGTGGGCGGGTGCGAGCCGCTGAGCGCGCGGCTGGCCGCGGCGCTGCTGGGCCGTCTGGGATGCCCGGTGGTGACCGTCTCGTCGCCCGCAGCGGCCGAGATGGCGAAGCTGCTCGAGAACGTCTTCCGCAACGTGAACATCGCCCTGGTCAACCAGGTGGCTCAGCTGTGCGAGCGCATGGGGCTGGATGTCTGGGAGGTCGTGGACGCCGCCGCCACCAAGCCCTACGGGTTCATGCCCTTCCGGCCGGGGCTGGTGGGCGGACACTGCATCCCCGTCGACCCCTACTACCTGGCGTGGAAGGCGCGCGAGCACGACTTCCACATGGACTTCATCGAGCTGGCCGCGCGGGTCAACGAGGAGATGCCCTTCTACGTGGTCAACCGGCTGCTGGCGGCCCTGCACGACAACGGCGCCGGCGGGCGCGAGCGGGTGCTGGTGCTGGGCGTGGCGTTCAAGCGCGACATCGATGACGCCCGCTACTCGCCGGCGGTACGGGTCATCGACTTGCTGCAGCGGCGGCACATGGAGGTCGTCTACCACGACCCGTACGTGCCGGCGATCGAGGTGCGCGGGCAGCACCTGCGCAGCCAGCCGCTCTCCGACGACCTGGTGGCGTGGGCCGACTGCGTGCTGATCCTCACCGACCACTCGTGCATCGACTACGCGGCGGTGGTGCGGCGGGCGCGGCTGGTGTTCGACGTGCGCAACGCGACGGCGGGGGTGCGGGAGGGCCGGGAGAAGATCGTGCGGTTGTAG
- a CDS encoding PIN domain-containing protein, with protein MGTCADVAGILADVAGILADPVGIFVDAVGILADAAGIVAVGILIDASVFVAVARGAAAPAGLVVGYEAEPVAVSVLTIMQLLQAAHRAATPHQRARRERFVDAVLARFPCVEFGPEEARAYARLSAELAARGEVVNPLDGLVAATALAHGYRLATVDAREFPRIPGLQVLHWGGRAERG; from the coding sequence GTGGGCACATGTGCCGACGTCGCAGGCATCCTGGCCGACGTCGCGGGCATCCTGGCCGACCCCGTGGGCATCTTCGTCGACGCCGTGGGCATTTTGGCCGACGCGGCGGGCATCGTGGCCGTGGGTATCTTGATCGACGCCAGCGTCTTCGTGGCCGTGGCGCGGGGCGCCGCCGCCCCCGCCGGCCTGGTCGTCGGCTACGAGGCCGAGCCGGTCGCCGTCAGCGTGCTCACCATCATGCAGCTACTCCAGGCCGCCCACCGCGCGGCCACCCCGCACCAGCGCGCCCGACGCGAGCGCTTCGTGGACGCCGTGCTCGCGCGCTTCCCCTGCGTCGAGTTCGGCCCCGAAGAGGCGCGCGCGTACGCGCGGCTCTCGGCGGAGCTGGCCGCGCGCGGAGAGGTGGTTAACCCGCTCGACGGTCTCGTGGCGGCCACGGCCCTCGCCCACGGGTACCGCCTGGCCACTGTGGACGCCCGCGAGTTCCCCCGGATCCCCGGCCTGCAGGTCCTCCACTGGGGCGGACGGGCCGAGCGAGGATAA
- a CDS encoding type II toxin-antitoxin system prevent-host-death family antitoxin: protein MVVEQVSKSRFKARALEYLRRVQETGQPVVILDRGRPVVKVVPYTGDAHEILRVLRGSVRRYEQPTRPVALDDWEALQ from the coding sequence ATGGTGGTCGAGCAGGTCTCCAAGTCCCGCTTCAAGGCCCGGGCCCTGGAGTACTTGCGCAGGGTGCAGGAAACCGGCCAACCGGTGGTGATCCTGGATCGCGGGCGCCCGGTAGTGAAGGTGGTGCCGTACACGGGGGACGCACACGAGATCTTGCGTGTCCTGCGCGGGTCGGTGCGGCGCTACGAGCAACCCACACGGCCGGTGGCCCTGGACGACTGGGAGGCTCTTCAGTGA